The genomic segment TCAAAAACCCATATGATAAATGACAATGGGATAGTATAATATAAAACCTTCTTATTTGAAATCAGGAGTTTCATAGTGTCCTGAAAACCAAAAATAACCCCATGTATCTGTTCCTCAAGTTCTTCAGAGTTTTTCTTGTAAAATCTGCGGACCAGTCTAATGATCCATCCGTCAACACGTTTTCCGAAACCAGGATTGATACACATGTAAATCAATATGGCCAAAACCGCAACAATCGCTATTACCGCCAAAACCATTACCACAAGCAGCCATGTATCAAAATCAAAATACAATGCCATTGCAGCAATAGTGAGTGCTGCCAAAACTACAAATGGGAAAGTGTCCAATGCCCTGTCTGCAACAACAGTTGCAAATGTCTCTTCCATTGGATAATCCTTTTCCTTGGCAAGAATGTATGCCCTAACAGGTTCTCCCCCACCACGTCCGGATGGAGTAATATTGTTAACCGCAAGACCGACCAGCACCATAGGCAACAGTTTTTTGATGCCGACATCCATATTGGCCAACTTGTTAAGGATTTGCCATCTCAAAGTGTATAAGAAATAAGTAAATATTTGTGTAAGAATAGCTAAAGCTATAATAGTTAAATTAGCCATTTTTAAAGCACCAATAACCTGATCAATGCCCACAAACCATAGCATTATTAAAAGAATAATTACACTTATTCCCAAAAGTAATATAGTTTTTTTATCCATAGTATTATTAATTATACAACTTGATACTTATAAGTTTATATAGAAATTTATTCAAATTATTAGATTAATGAGATATATTACTAAAACTGATTTGAAAATTGTTACCAGAAACTCTGGAATGTTGATGATTGGAATAGGTCTGATGTGCATTATTCCATTAATCTTCGATTTAATTTATTTTGAGTTCGATTTAATCAGTTTTATCATTCCCGCCATAATTTCAACATCTTTAGGTTACCTTTTTATGAATCGCTTCAAGGAAGTCGAAGGTAAAAAAATTCGGCTAAAGCATGGAATGATCATTTCATCCTTCGCATGGCTGTGGGCCAGTATCATCGGAGGAATCGTTTTTACACTCGCAACAAACATCCCACTTCTTGACGGAATTTTTGAAAGCATGTCCGCATTGACAGGAACCGGAATCACCATGTTCCAGGATGTTGAAATCTTGCCACACAGCATACTGTTTTTCAGAGCATTGGAACAGTGGATTGGTGGTTTGGGAGTAGTTGTTATGGTGATCGGTGTTTTGACAAAACCCGGTTCCGTATCATCAACACTTTACCATTCAGAAGCCCGTGAAGAACGTATAAAACCAAGTATTAAAACCACACTTCAAAAAACATTTGGAATCTATAGCATTTATACCGTTGCCGGAATAATATTATACCTGCTTGCAGGAATGCCGCTTTTCGATGCAATCTGCAGCACACTCCACATTGTATCCACAGGAGGAATGGGAATCAAGAATGCAAACATGGCATACTACCACAATGACCTGATTTATTTCATTTCAATCATCTTGATGATTTTAGGTGCTACAAGCTTCATGGTTCACTACAAGGTTATCAAGACAAGAGGAAAATCATTAATTAATGATTTGCAATTTAAGATAATACTTTCAGTCATTGCCGGAGTTACATTATTGCTGTATCTCGTTTCCAACATCGTACCGATGGAACTGCTCTTTACAGTTGTATCTGCAATAACCACCACAGGAGCAACAGTTGTGCATCCAGACATCATGGCGGGATGGCCGTCATTCGTAATAATATGTCTGATGTGTTTAATGCTGACAGGAGGATCAAACGGTTCAACAGTAGGTGCAATCAAACTTGTACGTATGATTACTTATTTTAAAGGAATTTACAGACATATCAGAGAAATCATGTCCCCTGACGGCAGGATAGTTCCAATAAAATTAAACGGACACAAAATACCTGAAAAGTCCATTGGACAGGCAGGAAACTTTATAACATTATATATGATGTTCATAATGTTTACATGGGCGTTATTCTGTTTGTTCGGATATGACCCGTTCAAAAGCCTCTTTGCAGCCATGACCCTTCAGGGAAACAACGGTCTGGAACTGGGAATAATAAACCATACCCTACATCCCGTGATAAAAGTTGTCAGTTTGTTCGACATGTGGACCGGAAGATTGGAAATATATCCGGTACTGATTACATTAAGGGCCGGTTTTGAGATTTTCAAAAGATAAACGTTGAAAGTCCAATATCCTTTACAGATATGATAAAATTTATATTCATATAAATTAAATATTCATTATCCAATATTTGGTAGGTGATTGAATGTACATTATTATTATGGGAGCAGGTCGTGTAGGATTTACTCTTGCAAATTTATTAAGTGAAGATGGAAATGATATTACATTAATCGAAAGTGATGAAGCATTATGTAATGAAGTGGCCACAGATTTAGACGCATTAGTAATCCATGGAAATGGAACAAACTCCAAATTACTGGAAGAAACCAATATTGAAGATGCGGATGTTTTCATAGCTGCAACAGGAAATGACGAAGCGAATCTTTTATCATGCATATTGGTTAGAAAATATGATGTGGAACGTATAGTTGCACGTGTAAGTAACCCTGACCACGAGGAAGCATTTAAAGAAGTAGGAATCGATCAGGTAATCAGTCCCGAAGTGGCAGCCGCATTGCAACTGCAGCAATATGTAACAAACCCTCATGTAGCGAAATTAACCACTCTCGGTGAAGGAGATGCCGAGATACTTGAAATGACT from the uncultured Methanobrevibacter sp. genome contains:
- a CDS encoding UPF0104 family protein, which encodes MDKKTILLLGISVIILLIMLWFVGIDQVIGALKMANLTIIALAILTQIFTYFLYTLRWQILNKLANMDVGIKKLLPMVLVGLAVNNITPSGRGGGEPVRAYILAKEKDYPMEETFATVVADRALDTFPFVVLAALTIAAMALYFDFDTWLLVVMVLAVIAIVAVLAILIYMCINPGFGKRVDGWIIRLVRRFYKKNSEELEEQIHGVIFGFQDTMKLLISNKKVLYYTIPLSFIIWVFEIIRVYLVFLAFGANVNLIVIGEVFIVASLVGMIPLLPGGLGAIDGMMIIFYSAAGISSSISAAATVIERLISFWMVTILGLVILPKYGSSILDKISLGSSEEIEESLSEDLNNEG
- a CDS encoding TrkH family potassium uptake protein: MRYITKTDLKIVTRNSGMLMIGIGLMCIIPLIFDLIYFEFDLISFIIPAIISTSLGYLFMNRFKEVEGKKIRLKHGMIISSFAWLWASIIGGIVFTLATNIPLLDGIFESMSALTGTGITMFQDVEILPHSILFFRALEQWIGGLGVVVMVIGVLTKPGSVSSTLYHSEAREERIKPSIKTTLQKTFGIYSIYTVAGIILYLLAGMPLFDAICSTLHIVSTGGMGIKNANMAYYHNDLIYFISIILMILGATSFMVHYKVIKTRGKSLINDLQFKIILSVIAGVTLLLYLVSNIVPMELLFTVVSAITTTGATVVHPDIMAGWPSFVIICLMCLMLTGGSNGSTVGAIKLVRMITYFKGIYRHIREIMSPDGRIVPIKLNGHKIPEKSIGQAGNFITLYMMFIMFTWALFCLFGYDPFKSLFAAMTLQGNNGLELGIINHTLHPVIKVVSLFDMWTGRLEIYPVLITLRAGFEIFKR
- a CDS encoding TrkA family potassium uptake protein, with the protein product MYIIIMGAGRVGFTLANLLSEDGNDITLIESDEALCNEVATDLDALVIHGNGTNSKLLEETNIEDADVFIAATGNDEANLLSCILVRKYDVERIVARVSNPDHEEAFKEVGIDQVISPEVAAALQLQQYVTNPHVAKLTTLGEGDAEILEMTITNDKVVGKRFKEISPTKEYIIIATYQNGKLVIPQPDNIVARGEKISLLVKRGNLKKVSKKLEN